TTCTTTTTATTACCACAATTGTTTTATCATCAGTGTAAGATCCATTTGTAGAAAAATTTATAACATCTTCTAATATCCCAAGAGCTATCTCTTTAGGAGTTTTATCCTTAAGTTTTTTTATCATAGACATCAATCGTTGCTCGCCGTAAAATGCAAACTTTGAATTAGCCGCTTCGGTAACTCCATCAGAATATAAAACCAGAATATCGTTTAGATAAATATTAATGTTTTCAACAAAATATTTTGATTGTGGTGCGGGCCCTAAAACAGGTCCAGTTGGATTAAGCAGTTCTATTTTATTTTTTGCGCTTTTATAAAACATTGGCGGATTATGTCCGGCGTTTGCGTATAGAAATAACCCATTCTTATAAGTAGAAAGCTCACCATAAAATAAAGAAGTAAATTTATCATCCTCAAAAATCTTATTAACAAGTTCATTCATTCGCTTTAAGATTAAAGAAATTTTGATCTCAAAAGTAGTAGCCATTCTAAGGGCACCGGAAACATACATTGCCTCGGCAGCAGCAGCAACACCTTTACTTGCTGCATCACCAATAGTAACTCCGATTCTATCGTTGTTATCACCAATATCTAAATAATCAAAGAAATCTCCGCCAACAATTTCTGCGGGATCAGTAATACCATAAATATCAAAATGATGAAATTTATATTCATGCTCAGGTAAAATACTTTTTTGCAGTTGTCTCGCTTTGTCAATATCTGCTTTTAAGAGATTAGCACTTAAAGAAATTTTTCTTTGCTTTATTTGCGATGTTAATGCAGTTGCAATAATGCTTAGATTAATTCTTAGCTCGTCATCAATATTTTTAGAGTTTAGAGCCAGAACATATTGATAAAATGGTTTCCCATGTAATTTAGATTTATGTCCAACACCAGAAGCAGAATATTTAAAGATACCTTTTTTTCTCAAGGCTTCAATTGTTTCATGTCCAAGAATTGTTCTAGACTGTGCAAGCTGCTCAAATACCGGATATTCTAATGCCCGAATAATAAAATCCTTTTCGATCTTTTCCATTTTGCCGGTTTGATAAAGCAGTTTATAACCTTCTTTCTCAGGATACAACTTCCAGATTCTGCCACCTGTAAATCCAATTGCCGGGTCGTGTACTATTTCATTAATTACTGTAGTAAGCATCTCTTCATCAGAGACAAATTTTTGTGATGCTATTGTTTCAACAGTTTTATGTAATTTTTTTTGATTCAAAATTTTCTTTCTGGTTATTCACTGTAAAAATCTATCATTCGTTTTATTGCACGCTTACAAACAGGACAAAAATTATCAACTGAAATTGATTTCATAGAACAATCCTGCATAGGTCTGTAAACACCTTTAGCAACATAACCACCGCCTTCAAATACACCGACAGTACTGTTAAACGCTTTAGTTGACGGAGTTGGAACAGGTGTTTTGCTATCAAGCATGTCTTCCCACTTGGATTTAAAATTAA
The window above is part of the Ignavibacteriales bacterium genome. Proteins encoded here:
- a CDS encoding SpoIIE family protein phosphatase; translated protein: MNQKKLHKTVETIASQKFVSDEEMLTTVINEIVHDPAIGFTGGRIWKLYPEKEGYKLLYQTGKMEKIEKDFIIRALEYPVFEQLAQSRTILGHETIEALRKKGIFKYSASGVGHKSKLHGKPFYQYVLALNSKNIDDELRINLSIIATALTSQIKQRKISLSANLLKADIDKARQLQKSILPEHEYKFHHFDIYGITDPAEIVGGDFFDYLDIGDNNDRIGVTIGDAASKGVAAAAEAMYVSGALRMATTFEIKISLILKRMNELVNKIFEDDKFTSLFYGELSTYKNGLFLYANAGHNPPMFYKSAKNKIELLNPTGPVLGPAPQSKYFVENINIYLNDILVLYSDGVTEAANSKFAFYGEQRLMSMIKKLKDKTPKEIALGILEDVINFSTNGSYTDDKTIVVIKRTS